A genomic stretch from Perognathus longimembris pacificus isolate PPM17 chromosome 5, ASM2315922v1, whole genome shotgun sequence includes:
- the Pigz gene encoding GPI mannosyltransferase 4, with product MAARLLWGSLSLLRVLWCLLPQTGYVHPDEFFQSPEVMAEDILGVQATRPWEFYPSSSCRTVVFPLLTSGSAFWLLRLWENLGPWPGPVSGYVLLVGPRLLLTALSFALDGAVYHLAPLWGADRWNALALLSGSYVTLVFYTRTFSNAIEGLLFTWLLVLVSPHVSWSPRPDKHAPGPRWHSWLLGAIVAAGFFNRPTFLAFALVPLVLWGVRGTMVPGFKALTREALALLPGVALTAVVFVVSDSWYFSSLSRSSSLVLTPVNFLHYNLDPQNLAKHGTHVRLTHLAVNGFLLFGVLHAEALQAAWQELQVGLRAFAQMGLQRMPGAQGWLWSPRSYLLLLYFMPLALLSAFSHQEARFLIPLIVPLVLLCSPRIRPVPWKGTLVLSNALGALFFGCLHQGGLVPGLKYLEQVVHTPRLSSVPTHYTLLFSHTYMPPQHLLHLPGLHSPVEVVDMGGTEDWVLCQMLNNLTKQPSCQIAGGPWLCRFFVVTPGTTRHAVEKCSFPLKNETRMFPHLTLEDPPALSSLLSGAWRDYLSLHIMELEKTSENMTEQLQPKIQP from the exons atggcagccaGGTTACTCTGGGGCAGCCTCAGCCTACTGCGAGTGCTATggtgcctcctccctcagacagGCTACGTGCATCCAGATGAGTTCTTCCAGTCACCTGAGGTCATGGCAG AGGACATCCTGGGAGTTCAGGCCACACGGCCCTGGGAGTTTTACCCCAGCAGCTCCTGCCGCACAGTGGTCTTCCCACTGCTGACCTCAGGCTCTGCCTTCTGGTTGCTCAGACTCTGGGAAAACCTGGGGCCATGGCCTGGCCCAGTGAGTGGCTATGTGCTGCTGGTGGGGCCCCGGCTCCTCCTCACTGCCCTCTCCTTTGCCCTGGATGGAGCTGTGTACCATCTAGCCCCTCTGTGGGGGGCAGATCGCTGGAACGCCCTGGCCCTGCTGTCTGGCTCCTATGTCACCCTGGTTTTTTACACAAGGACCTTCTCCAATGCCATCGAAGGACTGCTCTTCACATGGCTGCTGGTCCTGGTGTCCCCTCATGTGTCATGGAGTCCCAGGCCCGACAAACATGCCCCAGGGCCACGGTGGCACAGCTGGCTTCTTGGGGCCATTGTAGCTGCTGGCTTCTTCAACCGGCCCACCTTTCTGGCCTTTGCTCTGGTCCCCCTCGTCCTCTGGGGTGTTCGTGGAACcatggtccctggcttcaagGCACTGACCCGAGAGGCACTGGCACTGCTCCCTGGGGTGGCCCTCACTGCAGTGGTGTTTGTGGTCTCAGACAGCTGGTACTTCTCTAGCCTCTCTAGATCTAGTAGCCTTGTCCTTACACCTGTCAACTTCTTGCACTACAACCTGGACCCTCAAAACCTTGCAAAGCATGGCACCCACGTGCGGCTCACTCACCTGGCAGTCAAtggctttctgctttttggtgtgcTGCATGCTGAGGCACTGCAGGCTGCATGGCAAGAGCTGCAAGTAGGCCTCCGGGCCTTTGCACAAATGGGCCTCCAGAGGATGCCAGGTGCCCAGGGTTGGCTGTGGAGCCCCAGGTCTTATCTTCTTCTCCTCTACTTCATGCCACTGGCCCTGCTGTCTGCCTTTAGCCACCAGGAGGCGCGGTTCCTGATCCCCCTCATCGTGCCCCTAGTCCTGCTCTGTAGTCCACGAATCCGACCTGTGCCCTGGAAGGGTACCCTGGTCCTCTCCAATGCCCTGGGTGCCCTCTTCTTTGGCTGCCTGCATCAGGGGGGCCTGGTACCAGGCCTAAAGTACTTGGAGCAGGTGGTCCACACACCTAGGCTCTCAAGCGTGCCTACCCACTACACACTCCTCTTCTCTCACACCTACATGCCCCCTCAGCACCTTCTCCACCTTCCTGGTCTCCATTCACCTGTGGAGGTGGTGGATATGGGTGGGACTGAGGACTGGGTCCTGTGTCAAATGCTGAACAACCTCACCAAACAACCCTCCTGCCAGATAGCCGGTGGGCCGTGGCTCTGCCGCTTCTTCGTGGTGACCCCTGGGACCACAAGGCATGCCGTGGAGAAATGCAGCTTTCCCCTCAAGAATGAAACACGCATGTTTCCCCACTTGACCCTGGAGGACCCACCAGCCCTATCCTCCCTGCTGAGTGGGGCTTGGAGGGACTACCTTAGTCTTCACATCATGGAACTGGAGAAGACATCTGAAAACATGACAGAGCAGCTGCAGCCCAAGATCCAGCCATAG
- the Ncbp2as2 gene encoding protein NCBP2AS2 — MVLRQLLAALLHNPQLVERLSESRPIRRAAQLTAFALIHAQLRGQDAARRIRALAAGPVGFLGRRAVRFRDTFSQELRHGLRDRPRPPPGRQKGPGTRS, encoded by the coding sequence ATGGTTCTCCGGCAGCTGCTGGCAGCTCTGCTGCACAACCCGCAGCTGGTGGAGCGGCTGTCCGAGTCGCGGCCTATCCGGCGCGCGGCGCAGCTCACAGCTTTCGCCCTGATCCACGCGCAGCTGCGGGGCCAGGATGCGGCCCGCCGCATTCGCGCTCTCGCGGCTGGTCctgtgggcttcctgggccgccGCGCCGTACGCTTCCGCGACACCTTCTCCCAGGAACTGCGCCACGGCCTCCGGGACCGTCCCCGACCGCCACCGGGTCGCCAGAAGGGCCCGGGCACACGCTCTTAA
- the Ncbp2 gene encoding nuclear cap-binding protein subunit 2 — MSGGLLKALSSDSYVELSQYRDQHFRGDNEEQEKLLKKSCTLYVGNLSFYTTEEQIYELFSKSGDIKKIIMGLDKVKKTACGFCFVEYYSRADAENAMRYINGTRLDDRIIRTDWDAGFKEGRQYGRGRSGGQVRDEYRKDYDAGRGGYGKLAQNQ, encoded by the exons ATGTCTGGCGGCCTCCTGAAGGCGCTGAGCAGTGACTCCTACGTGGAGCTCAGCCAGTACCGCGACCAGCACTTCCGG GGGGACaatgaagaacaagaaaaactactGAAGAAAAGCTGTACTTTGTACGTTGGAAATCTTTCCTTTTATACAACTGAAGAACAAATTTATGAGCTCTTCAGCAAAAGTGGTGACATAAAGAAGATCATTATGGGCCTGGATAAAGTGAAAAAAACAGcatgtggattttgttttgtaGA ATACTACTCAAGAGCAGATGCAGAAAATGCTATGCGGTACATCAATGGAACTCGTCTGGATGACCGGATAATTCGCACAGATTGGGATGCAGGCTTTAAGGAGGGCAGGCAGTATGGACGTGGGCGATCTGGAGGCCAG GTTCGAGATGAGTATCGGAAGGACTATGATGCTGgaagaggtggctatggaaaacTGGCACAAAACCAGTGA